The Paenibacillus yonginensis genome segment GCTTGAGGTCAGGCATGCCCTGGACCGGCAAGCGGTTCTGCTGGCCTGCGTTAACCGGACGGATGAAGACCTTGAAGAAATCAAAAAGTATGCCCAGCTGTGTGTAACGGCCCACCAGCATCAAATTCTGGAACAATTTGTTCAGGCAGACTGGAAACTTCATCAGGCAATTGTAACGGCCTCCCATAACGTCCTGTTGACCGATATCTATCTGAGCCTTTTTGCCGAGATCCTAACCTCTATTGCCCAAACGACCGAATGGGGAGAATCCTCCCAAATCGGACATCTGGTGCTCGTCGAAGCCATTGAAGAACGCAATGCGGACAAAGCGGCTTTGGAAGTCGACCGCTATATCGCCTTTTTCAAGGAAAAGACTTTAATCTCATAGAGATTCCATCTATTAATATACAAATTAAAGAGAAATGGAGAACCATACTTATGGAAGAAATAGATATGACCCC includes the following:
- a CDS encoding FadR/GntR family transcriptional regulator, whose translation is MINKLRRTSLSGQAYAEMENMISSGTWQLGQRIPSETELMEKLGVSRNTLREAIRALVHVGLLDTRQGDGTFVIATSELDAIVQKRVHRSTLLETLEVRHALDRQAVLLACVNRTDEDLEEIKKYAQLCVTAHQHQILEQFVQADWKLHQAIVTASHNVLLTDIYLSLFAEILTSIAQTTEWGESSQIGHLVLVEAIEERNADKAALEVDRYIAFFKEKTLIS